One Leptolyngbya sp. 'hensonii' DNA segment encodes these proteins:
- a CDS encoding DUF4139 domain-containing protein → MTTQLSSRIDKVKVHAAGATITRIAELQARSGFVEITDLPLTLDDSSVRVQVKGDSPLPIAADFRIGLAVPPRTETYPTPAEAELEAAIDQVHRLEDLIALINQEMLTLTDLQVPDRPDGEEGKAPPPSPLSARLALADFTTEQLQARLQERRNIEEQLRLAREHRADLEQRKALASTAQTARPHELRKTLVIRLSDREPASLPSASLRLLVEYFVPGARWTPTYVCRLESRTSTATISVRAFICQRTGEDWSGVRLELSTADPIAWCALPELPARRIGRVQPPVHKSGWRRPPIGAGGLFEDYDRQRQAALATVKQPPVSDLVLPDLVSPVPLTADTVVFRTSDGVYPRQKDAREEEWVFGSIEDESDAKDWFSEATGFEEGALRSADRPRDRAKSAKREVQSAPMTPPPPVAAPGRGLLQRVSKAAVPTSQALVSVAEAAPLHDAFPALEVAPALPTYFLMRLGSADDRVRRGKLAIVRQEEFYLEILQQRQITVSFSVMEVIQEAVAHAQHCLNLPLPPGGIAVRQAAGSFDYAYSADGRVDVASDGSFHSVALTSRSTQVDLRYVVVPREDTSAFRIAQLRNPLAAPLLSGPAEVYVDGEYVLTTNIAPVPPLGQMELGLGVEQAIKVARNTFFQEVRSGKVLVAFNKFRHRIDIEIANRLPRPARMEVRERIPVPQPNAKVEVQVDQVTPEWEKYEQVERETPIQGGYRWQVSVPPGETIALSAHYTIKTYADNEIVGGNRRE, encoded by the coding sequence ATGACGACCCAACTCTCCTCCCGCATCGACAAAGTTAAAGTCCACGCCGCCGGAGCCACCATCACCCGGATCGCCGAACTCCAAGCCCGATCGGGATTCGTCGAAATCACCGACCTACCCCTGACCCTGGACGACAGCAGCGTGCGCGTCCAAGTCAAAGGAGACAGCCCCCTGCCGATCGCCGCCGACTTCCGAATTGGCCTAGCCGTTCCCCCCCGCACCGAAACCTATCCCACCCCAGCCGAGGCTGAACTCGAAGCCGCGATCGACCAGGTTCACCGCCTGGAAGACCTGATCGCCCTGATCAACCAGGAGATGCTCACCCTAACCGACCTACAGGTGCCCGATCGACCCGATGGCGAGGAAGGGAAAGCTCCTCCCCCCTCTCCCCTGAGTGCCCGTCTGGCCCTAGCCGACTTCACCACCGAACAGTTACAGGCGCGCTTACAGGAACGACGGAACATTGAGGAACAACTGCGCCTAGCGCGGGAACATCGGGCTGATTTAGAACAGAGAAAAGCCCTGGCCTCAACCGCTCAGACAGCTCGTCCCCACGAATTGCGTAAGACCCTAGTCATCCGCCTCAGCGATCGGGAACCCGCCTCCCTGCCCTCCGCCTCCCTGCGCTTGCTGGTGGAATACTTTGTCCCCGGTGCCCGCTGGACCCCCACCTACGTCTGCCGCTTGGAAAGCCGCACCTCCACCGCCACGATCTCAGTTCGCGCCTTCATCTGCCAGCGCACCGGCGAAGACTGGTCCGGCGTGCGTCTGGAACTCTCAACCGCTGATCCAATCGCCTGGTGTGCCCTCCCCGAACTTCCCGCTCGACGGATTGGCCGGGTCCAGCCCCCCGTTCATAAATCCGGTTGGCGCAGACCCCCCATCGGAGCTGGGGGACTCTTCGAGGATTACGATCGACAACGGCAGGCAGCCCTGGCCACGGTGAAACAGCCCCCAGTCTCCGATCTGGTGCTGCCTGATCTGGTCAGCCCCGTTCCGCTAACAGCGGATACGGTGGTCTTCAGAACATCAGATGGGGTTTACCCCAGACAGAAGGATGCCAGGGAGGAAGAATGGGTTTTTGGCTCGATCGAAGATGAATCTGATGCAAAGGACTGGTTTTCAGAAGCCACTGGGTTTGAAGAGGGGGCACTCCGGAGTGCAGACAGACCGCGGGATAGGGCTAAATCTGCGAAAAGAGAAGTCCAGTCTGCCCCGATGACCCCACCGCCTCCTGTTGCAGCCCCAGGGAGAGGGCTGCTCCAACGGGTGTCCAAAGCCGCTGTCCCCACATCCCAGGCATTGGTATCAGTTGCGGAAGCAGCCCCCTTGCATGATGCTTTTCCAGCCCTGGAGGTTGCTCCAGCATTGCCCACCTACTTCCTGATGCGATTGGGATCCGCCGACGATCGGGTCCGGCGGGGCAAACTGGCGATCGTCCGGCAGGAAGAATTTTATCTGGAGATCTTACAACAGCGCCAAATTACGGTTTCTTTCAGCGTCATGGAAGTCATCCAGGAGGCAGTTGCCCATGCCCAGCATTGTCTTAACCTCCCCCTCCCTCCAGGAGGCATCGCAGTGCGGCAAGCCGCCGGATCCTTTGACTATGCCTACAGTGCCGACGGGCGGGTGGATGTAGCGTCCGATGGATCGTTCCATTCCGTTGCCCTGACCAGTCGCAGCACTCAGGTGGATCTGCGGTATGTGGTGGTCCCCCGGGAAGACACCAGTGCCTTTCGAATTGCCCAGCTCCGTAACCCCCTAGCCGCTCCCCTCCTGAGTGGACCGGCGGAGGTGTATGTGGACGGGGAATACGTGCTCACGACCAATATTGCCCCAGTTCCTCCCTTGGGCCAGATGGAACTGGGACTGGGGGTAGAACAGGCAATCAAAGTCGCTCGCAATACCTTTTTCCAGGAAGTGCGATCGGGCAAAGTGTTAGTGGCCTTCAACAAGTTCCGCCACCGGATCGATATCGAAATTGCCAATCGTCTGCCTCGTCCCGCCCGAATGGAAGTGCGGGAACGGATTCCCGTCCCCCAACCCAACGCCAAAGTCGAAGTCCAGGTAGATCAGGTCACCCCAGAATGGGAGAAATACGAACAGGTGGAGCGGGAGACTCCGATCCAGGGGGGGTATCGCTGGCAGGTTTCAGTTCCACCCGGCGAGACGATCGCCCTTTCGGCCCATTACACGATCAAAACCTACGCCGACAACGAAATCGTCGGCGGCAACCGCCGGGAATAG
- a CDS encoding dihydrofolate reductase family protein, producing the protein MRSIKLFIASSLDGYIARKNEDVEWLFTDQDYGYTEFYDQVDTVIMGRKTYDVSMRLSEGEYPYQDKESFVFSKSLEGQDNENVTFIGSDLESFVTSLRQSDGRDIWLVGGSDLACWFIQQGFLDELILSVHPIILGDGIPLITRDATLETPLELQDVKTYGTGLIQLFYRL; encoded by the coding sequence ATGCGTTCAATCAAATTGTTTATTGCTTCTAGCCTGGATGGCTATATTGCTCGAAAAAATGAGGATGTGGAATGGCTTTTCACCGATCAAGATTATGGATATACAGAATTCTATGATCAGGTGGATACGGTGATTATGGGCCGTAAAACTTATGATGTATCCATGCGTTTGAGTGAAGGAGAATACCCCTATCAAGATAAGGAAAGCTTTGTTTTTTCTAAATCTCTAGAGGGTCAAGACAATGAAAATGTCACATTTATTGGCTCTGATTTAGAAAGTTTTGTCACCTCCTTGCGTCAATCTGACGGTCGAGATATTTGGTTGGTTGGGGGTTCAGATTTGGCCTGCTGGTTCATTCAACAGGGTTTTCTGGATGAACTGATCCTTTCCGTTCATCCCATCATTCTGGGAGATGGGATTCCGCTCATTACCCGCGATGCCACCCTCGAAACACCATTGGAATTGCAGGATGTGAAAACCTATGGGACAGGTCTGATCCAATTGTTTTATAGGTTGTAG
- the gatB gene encoding Asp-tRNA(Asn)/Glu-tRNA(Gln) amidotransferase subunit GatB, translating to MTTAAPAKTRYEAVIGLETHCQLSTNTKIFSSSSTTFGAVPNTQIDPVCLGLPGVLPVLNEKVLEYAVKAGLALNCQIAAYSKFDRKQYFYPDLPKNYQISQYDLPIAEHGWLEIETLDEAGQPSRKRIGITRLHMEEDAGKLVHGGSDRLSGSTFSLVDYNRAGVPLIEIVSEPDLRSGQEAAEYAQELRRIVRYIGVSDGNMQEGSLRCDVNISVRPVGQKEFGVKVEIKNMNSFNAIQRAIDYEIERQIEAIAAGEPIIQETRLWEEGSQRTISMRVKEGSSDYRYFPEPDLAPIEVTVEQLEQWGSELPELAAAKRHRYEEDLGLSAYDARVLTDDRTVAIYFEAAIGAGGNPKLVANWVMGEIAAYLNAQKLSITEIPLKPEGLAELVGLIEDNTISSKIAKDILPELLTTGGSAKELVEQKGLVQISDAGAIEAAIDAVIAANPKELEQYRAGKTKLLGFFVGKVLKETGGRADPKLTNELLAQKLNG from the coding sequence ATGACCACCGCTGCGCCAGCCAAAACTCGCTATGAAGCTGTCATTGGCCTGGAAACCCACTGTCAACTCAGCACTAACACCAAAATTTTCTCCAGTAGCTCGACCACTTTTGGAGCAGTCCCCAATACCCAAATTGACCCTGTTTGTCTGGGGCTGCCAGGAGTGTTGCCGGTTTTAAACGAGAAAGTGTTGGAGTACGCTGTTAAAGCTGGATTGGCTCTGAACTGTCAAATTGCTGCCTACAGTAAATTTGACCGGAAGCAGTATTTCTATCCGGATTTGCCCAAAAATTATCAAATTTCTCAGTACGATCTGCCGATCGCTGAGCATGGCTGGCTAGAAATTGAAACCCTGGATGAGGCTGGCCAACCTAGCCGGAAGCGAATTGGCATTACCCGTCTGCACATGGAAGAGGATGCGGGGAAACTGGTGCATGGGGGCAGCGATCGGTTGTCCGGCTCGACTTTCTCCCTGGTGGATTACAACCGGGCCGGTGTTCCTTTGATTGAGATTGTGTCCGAACCTGATTTGCGCTCTGGCCAGGAAGCTGCTGAATATGCCCAGGAACTGCGCCGGATCGTGCGCTACATCGGGGTTAGTGATGGCAACATGCAGGAAGGGTCTTTACGCTGCGATGTGAACATTTCCGTGCGTCCTGTTGGCCAAAAAGAATTTGGCGTCAAGGTGGAAATCAAAAACATGAATTCCTTCAATGCCATTCAGCGGGCGATCGACTATGAGATCGAGCGTCAGATTGAGGCGATCGCAGCGGGAGAACCCATTATTCAGGAGACGCGCCTGTGGGAAGAAGGCTCCCAGCGCACCATTAGCATGCGGGTGAAGGAAGGCTCCAGTGATTATCGCTACTTCCCGGAACCGGATCTGGCTCCGATCGAAGTCACGGTCGAACAACTGGAACAGTGGGGCTCAGAATTGCCGGAACTCGCTGCAGCCAAGCGCCACCGCTATGAGGAAGATCTGGGCTTATCTGCTTATGATGCGCGGGTGTTGACGGATGATCGCACCGTGGCAATCTACTTTGAGGCGGCGATCGGGGCGGGAGGTAACCCCAAGCTGGTAGCGAACTGGGTCATGGGAGAGATTGCGGCTTACCTGAATGCCCAGAAGTTGAGTATTACGGAGATTCCTCTGAAGCCGGAAGGTCTGGCCGAACTGGTGGGCCTGATTGAAGACAACACGATCAGTTCCAAGATTGCCAAGGACATCCTGCCGGAACTTTTGACTACCGGTGGTTCAGCCAAAGAATTGGTGGAGCAGAAAGGGTTGGTGCAAATTTCGGATGCGGGAGCGATCGAAGCAGCGATCGACGCGGTGATTGCCGCCAATCCCAAGGAACTGGAGCAGTACCGGGCCGGTAAGACCAAACTCCTGGGCTTCTTTGTGGGGAAAGTCCTGAAGGAAACGGGCGGACGGGCCGATCCGAAGTTGACCAATGAACTGCTGGCTCAGAAATTAAACGGTTGA
- the ldpA gene encoding circadian clock protein LdpA, translating to MTNIYHPLRSLREGHWFKLICGASFQHLPAVRNLTLAFTLAGADCIDVAADPAIITVAQAAMQMASQIATSADGYSGRPAGLPWLMVSLNDGEDPHFRKAEFDPGLCPADCSRPCEMICPAQAIVFDRPNGHSGVLSDRCYGCGRCLPICPVQQITTRSFMVDPASLAPLVLQGVDALEIHTQVGRWTEFRQLWQAITPWTAHLKLIAISCPDGEGLIDYLWSLYDLITPLPCTLLWQTDGRPMSGDIGDGATRATVKLGQKVLAAGLPGYVQLAGGTNSHTVEKLRTLGLLHQRPGVLAQQPGEDSPSIAGIAYGSYARVLLSPILEKLEALSISHLEAVPELLQEAIDRAASLVSQLKSSVRYYDPVPFR from the coding sequence GTGACTAATATCTACCATCCCTTACGATCCCTAAGGGAGGGTCACTGGTTCAAGTTGATCTGCGGAGCCAGCTTTCAACACCTCCCTGCCGTTCGGAATCTCACTCTGGCTTTTACTCTAGCTGGAGCCGATTGCATTGATGTCGCTGCTGATCCAGCTATCATCACTGTGGCTCAAGCAGCCATGCAAATGGCCAGCCAGATTGCCACCTCAGCAGACGGGTATTCTGGCCGCCCCGCAGGATTACCCTGGTTGATGGTCAGCTTGAATGATGGAGAAGACCCCCATTTTCGCAAAGCTGAATTTGATCCAGGCTTGTGCCCAGCAGATTGTTCCCGTCCCTGTGAGATGATCTGTCCGGCTCAGGCCATCGTCTTCGATCGTCCCAATGGTCATTCTGGTGTCCTCTCCGATCGCTGCTACGGCTGCGGTCGCTGTCTGCCGATCTGTCCGGTGCAGCAGATCACCACCCGGTCCTTCATGGTAGACCCCGCCTCCCTGGCTCCCCTGGTGCTGCAGGGGGTGGATGCCCTGGAAATCCACACCCAGGTGGGGCGATGGACCGAGTTTCGGCAGTTGTGGCAGGCGATCACCCCCTGGACTGCCCACCTGAAACTAATTGCGATTAGCTGTCCGGATGGCGAGGGCCTGATCGACTATCTCTGGTCCCTTTACGACCTGATCACGCCCTTACCCTGCACGTTGCTCTGGCAGACCGATGGGCGGCCTATGAGTGGGGACATCGGCGATGGGGCCACCCGGGCTACAGTCAAACTGGGGCAAAAAGTGCTGGCTGCTGGTTTGCCCGGTTATGTTCAACTGGCTGGCGGTACAAACAGCCACACGGTTGAGAAGTTGAGAACTCTGGGATTACTGCATCAACGACCTGGAGTCCTGGCACAGCAGCCGGGAGAGGATTCTCCATCTATCGCCGGGATTGCCTATGGCAGTTATGCCCGGGTGCTACTCTCCCCCATTTTGGAAAAGCTGGAGGCCCTTTCCATAAGCCATCTGGAGGCAGTCCCCGAACTGCTGCAGGAGGCGATCGACCGGGCTGCGTCCCTGGTGTCTCAGTTAAAGTCAAGCGTCCGATACTACGATCCTGTTCCCTTTCGATAG
- a CDS encoding Uma2 family endonuclease, whose translation MQSVPVYIPATLKVTEDQFLEIVQANPELRLERTATGELLVMSPTGSEGGSYSAELTIDIGIWNRQANLGRVFDSSTGFRLPNGAIRAPDAAWVEQSCWKALTPQERQGFAPLCPDFVLELMSPTDRLEDLQAKMQEYLDNGSRLGWLIDPKTRQVEIYRPGRSVEILDQPAELSGETVLPGFVLDLHRIFGW comes from the coding sequence ATGCAATCTGTTCCGGTCTATATCCCCGCAACCTTAAAGGTGACTGAGGACCAATTTCTGGAGATTGTTCAGGCCAACCCAGAGTTGCGTCTGGAGCGAACTGCTACAGGGGAGTTACTGGTGATGTCACCCACAGGTAGTGAGGGGGGAAGTTACAGTGCCGAACTGACGATCGACATTGGCATCTGGAATCGGCAGGCTAATCTGGGCAGAGTGTTTGATTCTTCCACCGGGTTTCGTCTGCCCAATGGGGCGATTCGGGCTCCGGATGCGGCCTGGGTGGAACAATCCTGCTGGAAGGCTCTGACGCCCCAGGAGCGCCAGGGATTTGCTCCCCTTTGCCCAGATTTTGTGTTGGAGCTGATGTCGCCGACCGATCGTCTAGAGGATCTGCAGGCGAAAATGCAGGAGTACCTGGACAATGGCAGTCGCCTGGGCTGGCTGATTGATCCGAAAACGCGCCAGGTGGAAATTTATCGGCCAGGGCGATCGGTGGAAATCCTGGATCAACCCGCTGAACTTTCCGGGGAAACGGTGTTGCCGGGATTTGTCCTGGACCTGCACCGAATTTTTGGGTGGTAG
- a CDS encoding FAD-dependent oxidoreductase produces the protein MRWYGDGGMMAVDVAVIGAGLAGLACAQLLQGAGLRVVVLEXSRG, from the coding sequence ATGAGGTGGTATGGGGATGGTGGGATGATGGCTGTTGATGTGGCGGTGATTGGGGCTGGTCTGGCTGGTCTGGCTTGTGCTCAGCTCCTGCAGGGAGCGGGGTTGCGGGTTGTGGTTCTGGAGMAGTCGCGGGG